From a single Mycolicibacterium moriokaense genomic region:
- a CDS encoding Rne/Rng family ribonuclease: MADDAQTEALSEETQPAEDVQPEELTVAVQAQQPEESVPDAGPETSTVAEAESEADEEPSAGADGDEPESRLMLEATAPAAPERADYQPLFMAPQPIRIDYDTDDEDDDEDDTDDSGPDSDDEQADRPSGRRRRRGRRGRGRGRGEQNDDSDDSDAGQDSGDESDESDDSDEDSGDDETATGEGGTRRRRRRRRRKSGAGDDNDNGSSDDPPNTVVHEREPRKTKNGKDGDGEIQGINGSTRLEAKRQRRRDGRDAGRRRPPILSEAEFLARREAVERMMVVRDKIRTEPPHEGARYTQIAVLEDGVVVEHFVTSAASASLVGNIYLGIVQNVLPSMEAAFVDIGRGRNGVLYAGEVNWEAAGLGGANRKIEQALKPGDYVVVQVSKDPVGHKGARLTTQVSLAGRYLVYVPGASSTGISRKLPDTERQRLKEILREVVPPEAGVIIRTASEGVKEEDIRTDVNRLQERWAQIEQKAAEVKEKAAGAAVALYEEPDVLVKVIRDLFNEDFTGLIVSGDEAWNTINEYVNSVAPELVPRMTKYEPAGPDAPDVFAVHRIDEQLTKAMDRKVWLPSGGTLVIDRTEAMTVVDVNTGKFTGSGGNLEQTVTRNNLEAAEEIVRQLRLRDIGGIVVIDFIDMVLESNRDLVLRRLTEALARDRTRHQVSEVTSLGLVQLTRKRLGTGLIEAFSTTCAECGGRGILLHGDPVDSTATGGRKTESGGRRGKRGKRGGKADDVAVAKVPPHPAGEHPMFKAMAAANGRHEDDEDGTDAEKTAEEVAEVDSETIREAVAEAVDDDTDETDETEDDESDEDDIDLDDDDDEEDDDIEVIGSDDDDDDESEDEDSDEDDSDEDDDEDDPDLDDEDSEEDDSDDEYDDVEPVRVAPPGGRHRRRAAARPAGPPINEQ; the protein is encoded by the coding sequence GTGGCCGACGATGCCCAAACAGAAGCCCTATCAGAAGAAACTCAGCCCGCGGAGGACGTTCAGCCTGAAGAGCTGACCGTCGCGGTGCAGGCGCAGCAGCCTGAGGAGTCCGTCCCCGATGCGGGGCCGGAGACTTCGACGGTCGCTGAAGCTGAATCCGAGGCCGACGAGGAACCCTCGGCCGGCGCAGACGGGGACGAACCCGAATCGCGGCTGATGCTCGAGGCTACCGCCCCGGCCGCTCCCGAGCGGGCCGATTACCAGCCGCTGTTCATGGCTCCTCAGCCGATTCGGATCGACTACGACACCGACGATGAGGACGACGACGAGGACGACACCGACGATTCCGGGCCGGACTCCGACGACGAGCAGGCCGACCGGCCGTCCGGCCGGCGTCGGCGCCGAGGCCGCCGCGGACGTGGCCGGGGTCGCGGTGAGCAGAACGACGACTCCGACGACAGCGACGCCGGTCAGGACTCCGGCGATGAATCGGACGAATCGGACGATTCCGACGAGGACAGCGGCGACGACGAGACCGCGACGGGTGAGGGCGGTACGCGCCGCCGACGTCGCCGTCGCCGCCGCAAGTCGGGCGCGGGCGACGACAATGACAACGGATCGTCCGACGATCCGCCGAACACCGTCGTCCACGAGCGCGAGCCGCGCAAGACCAAGAACGGCAAGGACGGCGACGGCGAGATCCAGGGCATCAACGGATCGACCCGCCTGGAGGCCAAGCGCCAGCGTCGTCGCGACGGCCGGGACGCGGGACGTCGTCGTCCGCCGATCCTGAGCGAGGCCGAGTTCCTCGCCAGGCGCGAAGCCGTCGAGCGGATGATGGTCGTGCGCGACAAGATCCGCACCGAACCACCGCACGAGGGGGCGCGCTACACCCAGATCGCCGTGCTCGAAGACGGCGTCGTCGTCGAGCATTTCGTGACGTCGGCGGCGTCGGCGTCGCTGGTCGGCAACATCTATCTCGGCATCGTGCAGAACGTGTTGCCGTCGATGGAGGCGGCGTTCGTCGACATCGGCCGTGGCCGCAACGGCGTGCTCTACGCGGGCGAGGTGAACTGGGAGGCGGCCGGTCTCGGCGGTGCGAACCGGAAGATCGAACAGGCCCTCAAGCCCGGCGACTACGTCGTCGTCCAGGTCAGCAAGGACCCGGTGGGGCACAAGGGCGCACGGTTGACGACTCAGGTGTCGCTGGCCGGGCGGTACCTCGTTTACGTGCCCGGCGCGTCGTCGACGGGGATCAGCCGCAAGCTGCCCGACACCGAACGGCAGCGCCTCAAGGAGATCCTTCGCGAGGTCGTGCCGCCGGAGGCGGGCGTGATCATCCGCACCGCATCCGAGGGCGTCAAGGAAGAAGACATCCGCACCGACGTCAATCGGCTGCAGGAGCGCTGGGCGCAGATCGAGCAGAAGGCCGCCGAGGTCAAGGAGAAGGCGGCTGGCGCGGCCGTCGCGCTCTACGAAGAGCCCGACGTGCTGGTCAAGGTCATCCGCGACCTGTTCAACGAGGACTTCACCGGCCTCATCGTGTCCGGCGACGAGGCGTGGAACACCATTAACGAGTATGTGAATTCGGTTGCGCCCGAACTCGTTCCACGCATGACGAAGTACGAGCCCGCGGGGCCCGACGCGCCGGACGTGTTCGCGGTGCACCGCATCGACGAGCAGCTGACGAAGGCCATGGACCGCAAGGTGTGGCTGCCGTCGGGCGGCACGCTGGTCATCGATCGCACCGAAGCGATGACGGTGGTCGACGTGAACACCGGCAAGTTCACCGGTTCAGGCGGCAACCTCGAGCAGACGGTCACGCGCAACAACCTCGAGGCCGCCGAAGAGATCGTGCGCCAGCTGAGGCTGCGCGATATCGGCGGCATCGTCGTCATCGACTTCATCGACATGGTGCTCGAGTCCAACCGCGACCTGGTGCTGCGCCGACTGACCGAAGCATTGGCGCGGGACCGCACCCGCCACCAGGTTTCCGAGGTGACGTCGCTGGGGTTGGTGCAGCTGACGCGCAAGCGTCTGGGCACGGGTCTGATCGAGGCGTTCTCCACGACCTGCGCGGAATGCGGCGGCAGGGGAATCCTGCTGCACGGCGATCCGGTGGACTCGACGGCCACGGGCGGGCGCAAGACCGAGTCGGGCGGACGGCGCGGCAAGCGCGGCAAACGCGGCGGTAAGGCCGACGACGTCGCCGTCGCCAAGGTGCCGCCGCATCCCGCAGGCGAGCACCCGATGTTCAAGGCGATGGCCGCGGCCAACGGTCGCCACGAGGACGACGAGGACGGCACGGACGCGGAGAAGACCGCCGAGGAGGTCGCCGAGGTCGATTCGGAGACCATCCGCGAGGCCGTCGCCGAGGCGGTGGACGACGACACCGACGAGACCGACGAGACCGAGGACGACGAGTCCGATGAGGACGACATCGACCTCGACGATGACGATGACGAGGAAGACGACGACATCGAGGTCATCGGGTCCGACGACGACGATGATGACGAGTCCGAGGATGAGGACTCCGATGAGGACGACTCCGATGAGGACGACGATGAGGACGACCCCGACCTGGACGATGAGGACTCCGAGGAGGACGACTCCGACGACGAATACGACGACGTCGAGCCGGTCCGGGTAGCCCCGCCGGGCGGTCGGCACCGGCGGCGCGCCGCCGCCAGGCCCGCCGGACCGCCCATCAACGAGCAGTGA
- the rplU gene encoding 50S ribosomal protein L21, with the protein MAAEKATYAIVKTGGKQYKVAVGDVVKVEKLDSEPGAKVSLPVALVVDGAKVTSDAKALEKVAVTGEVLEHTKGPKIRIHKFKNKTGYHKRQGHRQQLTVLKVTGIK; encoded by the coding sequence ATGGCAGCCGAGAAAGCCACGTACGCGATCGTCAAGACCGGCGGCAAGCAGTACAAGGTCGCGGTCGGCGACGTCGTGAAGGTCGAGAAGCTCGACTCAGAGCCCGGCGCGAAGGTGTCGCTGCCCGTCGCTCTGGTCGTCGACGGTGCCAAGGTCACCAGCGACGCCAAGGCGCTGGAGAAGGTCGCCGTCACCGGCGAGGTGCTCGAGCACACCAAGGGCCCCAAGATCCGCATCCACAAGTTCAAGAACAAGACCGGCTATCACAAGCGGCAGGGTCACCGTCAGCAGCTGACGGTCCTCAAGGTCACCGGAATCAAGTAG
- the rpmA gene encoding 50S ribosomal protein L27, whose amino-acid sequence MAHKKGASSSRNGRDSAAQRLGVKRFGGQIVKAGEIIVRQRGTHFHPGVNVGRGGDDTLFATAPGAVTFGSKRGRKTVSVVRPPVSSEA is encoded by the coding sequence ATGGCACACAAGAAGGGCGCTTCCAGCTCACGTAACGGTCGCGACTCCGCCGCCCAGCGGCTCGGCGTCAAGCGCTTCGGCGGCCAGATCGTCAAGGCTGGCGAGATCATCGTCCGCCAGCGCGGCACGCACTTCCATCCTGGCGTGAACGTCGGGCGCGGCGGCGACGACACGCTGTTCGCCACGGCCCCCGGTGCCGTCACGTTCGGCAGCAAGCGCGGACGCAAGACGGTCAGCGTCGTGCGACCGCCCGTCTCCTCGGAGGCCTAG
- the obgE gene encoding GTPase ObgE, whose amino-acid sequence MPRFVDRVVIHAKAGNGGNGCASVHREKFKPLGGPDGGNGGRGGSVVLVVDPQVHTLLDFHFHPHVVAPSGKQGMGGNRDGAAGADLEVKVPDGTVVLDEHGRLLADLVGAGTRFEAAAGGRGGLGNAALASRARKAPGFALLGEKGQVRDLTLELKTVADVGLVGFPSAGKSSLVSAISAAKPKIADYPFTTLTPNLGVVSAGENTFTIADVPGLIPGASEGRGLGLEFLRHIERCAVLVHVVDCATLESGRDPVSDIEALEAELAAYTPTLQGDSTLGDLATRPRAVVLNKIDVPDARELADFVREEVARRFGWPVFEVSTVSREGLRPLTFALWDMVSAYRDAQPAVVPRRPVIRPVPVNETGFTVESDGEGGFIVRGTRPERWIAQTDFTNDEAVGYLGDRLARLGVEDELLRLGAKPGCAVTIGDVTFDWEPLTPAGVDVPLSGRGTDARLEQTDRAGAAERKAARRERRRPGGES is encoded by the coding sequence ATGCCACGGTTCGTCGACCGCGTCGTGATTCACGCGAAGGCGGGCAACGGCGGTAACGGCTGTGCCTCCGTCCACCGCGAGAAGTTCAAGCCGCTCGGTGGACCCGACGGCGGCAATGGCGGGCGCGGCGGAAGCGTCGTACTCGTCGTCGACCCGCAGGTCCACACCCTCCTCGATTTCCACTTCCACCCCCATGTGGTCGCGCCGTCCGGCAAGCAGGGCATGGGTGGCAACCGTGACGGGGCGGCGGGCGCCGACCTGGAGGTCAAGGTGCCCGACGGCACCGTCGTGCTCGACGAGCACGGCCGCCTCCTTGCCGACCTGGTCGGTGCGGGCACCCGATTCGAGGCGGCCGCAGGTGGTCGCGGGGGGCTCGGCAACGCGGCGCTGGCCTCGCGGGCGCGCAAGGCGCCGGGTTTCGCGCTGCTCGGCGAGAAGGGTCAGGTCCGCGACCTCACGCTCGAGCTGAAGACGGTCGCCGACGTCGGCCTGGTCGGGTTCCCGTCCGCAGGCAAGTCGTCGCTGGTGTCGGCCATCTCGGCGGCGAAGCCCAAGATCGCCGACTATCCGTTCACCACGCTGACGCCCAACCTGGGCGTGGTGTCGGCGGGGGAGAACACGTTCACCATCGCCGATGTGCCCGGCCTGATTCCCGGAGCCTCCGAGGGACGCGGCCTCGGGCTGGAATTCCTCAGGCATATCGAGCGATGCGCCGTGTTGGTACACGTCGTCGACTGCGCGACGCTGGAATCCGGCCGCGACCCGGTCTCCGACATCGAGGCCCTCGAGGCCGAACTGGCTGCGTACACGCCGACGCTGCAGGGTGATTCGACACTCGGCGACCTCGCCACGCGGCCACGAGCGGTGGTGCTCAACAAGATCGACGTGCCCGATGCGCGCGAACTCGCCGACTTCGTCCGCGAGGAGGTCGCCCGCCGATTCGGTTGGCCCGTCTTTGAGGTGTCGACGGTGTCGCGAGAAGGTTTGCGGCCGTTGACGTTCGCGCTGTGGGACATGGTGTCCGCATATCGCGATGCGCAACCGGCCGTCGTGCCGCGTCGGCCGGTGATCCGACCCGTCCCGGTGAACGAGACCGGATTCACCGTCGAATCCGACGGCGAGGGTGGTTTCATCGTGCGCGGTACCCGCCCTGAAAGATGGATCGCCCAAACGGATTTCACCAACGACGAGGCCGTCGGATATCTCGGCGACCGGCTGGCCCGGCTCGGCGTGGAGGACGAATTGCTGCGCCTCGGCGCCAAACCCGGCTGCGCGGTCACCATCGGCGACGTGACGTTCGACTGGGAGCCGCTTACCCCGGCCGGCGTCGACGTGCCGCTGTCCGGCCGCGGCACCGATGCGCGGTTGGAGCAGACGGATCGCGCCGGTGCCGCCGAACGCAAGGCCGCCCGCCGCGAGCGCCGACGCCCCGGTGGTGAGTCATGA
- the proB gene encoding glutamate 5-kinase, which translates to MSLHREAIRTARSVVVKIGTTALTTPSGVFDVDRLATLADAIEARMKAGSDVVIVSSGAIAAGIEPLKLSKRPADLATKQAAASVGQVALVNAWNTAFARYNRTVGQVLLTAHDISMRVQHTNAQRTLDRLRVLHAVAIVNENDTVATNEIRFGDNDRLSALVAHLVGADGLVLLSDIDGLYDSDPRKGNARFIPEVAGPDDLDGVVAGRGSHLGTGGMASKLSSALLAADAGVPVLLAAASDAATALVDASVGTVFAPRPERMSARRFWVRYAAEASGALTLDDGAVRAVVRQRRSLLPAGITAVSGRFYGGDVVELRSQDATMVARGVVAYDHAELAKMLGRSTSDLPADMRRPAVHADDLVAV; encoded by the coding sequence ATGAGCCTGCACCGCGAGGCGATCCGGACCGCGCGAAGCGTCGTCGTCAAGATCGGGACCACCGCGCTGACCACGCCGTCCGGGGTATTCGACGTCGACCGGTTGGCGACGTTGGCCGACGCGATCGAGGCGCGCATGAAGGCGGGTTCGGACGTCGTGATCGTGTCGTCGGGCGCAATCGCCGCCGGCATCGAACCGCTCAAGCTGTCCAAGCGTCCTGCGGATCTGGCCACCAAGCAGGCCGCCGCCAGCGTCGGGCAGGTCGCGTTGGTCAACGCGTGGAACACGGCGTTCGCCCGCTACAACCGCACCGTCGGCCAGGTGCTGCTGACTGCACACGACATCTCGATGCGCGTGCAGCACACCAACGCTCAGCGGACGCTGGACCGGTTGCGGGTCCTGCACGCGGTGGCGATCGTCAACGAGAACGACACCGTCGCCACCAACGAGATCCGGTTCGGCGACAACGACCGGCTGTCGGCCCTGGTGGCTCACCTGGTTGGCGCCGACGGGCTGGTGCTGCTGTCCGACATCGACGGCCTCTACGACTCGGATCCGCGAAAAGGCAACGCACGCTTCATCCCTGAGGTCGCCGGGCCGGACGATCTCGACGGCGTGGTGGCGGGACGAGGCAGTCACCTGGGTACCGGTGGGATGGCGTCGAAGCTGTCGTCGGCGTTGTTGGCGGCCGACGCGGGCGTGCCGGTGCTGCTGGCCGCGGCGTCCGACGCCGCCACGGCGCTCGTGGACGCGTCGGTGGGCACGGTGTTCGCGCCGCGGCCCGAACGCATGTCGGCGCGCAGGTTCTGGGTTCGCTACGCCGCCGAGGCATCTGGGGCGCTCACGCTCGACGACGGCGCGGTGCGGGCGGTCGTGCGACAGCGGCGGTCGCTGCTGCCCGCGGGCATCACCGCGGTGTCGGGCCGCTTCTACGGCGGCGATGTCGTCGAGCTGCGCTCGCAGGACGCGACGATGGTGGCGCGCGGGGTGGTGGCCTACGACCATGCCGAGCTGGCCAAGATGCTGGGCCGCTCGACGTCGGATCTGCCTGCGGATATGCGCCGTCCCGCGGTCCACGCCGACGATCTGGTCGCCGTTTAA
- a CDS encoding NAD-dependent protein deacetylase — protein sequence MDAPELVALLQGRRVTVLTGAGMSTDSGIPDYRGPDSPPSNPMTIRQFTSDAKFRQRYWARNHIGWLHMDETLPNAGHRALASLERAGVVAGLITQNVDLLHTKAGSSAVVNLHGTYAQVICLDCGFTMPRAELADLLEAANPGFLERAEAVGGIAVAPDADAVVDDTESFTIVDCPRCGGILKPDIVYFGENVPKDRVEQAYSFVDEADALLVAGSSLTVFSGLRFVRHAAALGIPVAIINRGRTRGDDYAAVKVDSGCSEMLTLLADELPAVALR from the coding sequence GTGGACGCCCCCGAACTCGTAGCCCTGCTGCAGGGGCGTCGCGTAACCGTGTTGACCGGCGCGGGAATGTCGACGGATTCGGGTATTCCCGATTACCGCGGCCCCGACTCGCCGCCGAGCAACCCGATGACGATTCGGCAGTTCACCTCCGACGCGAAGTTCCGGCAGCGGTACTGGGCGCGCAATCACATCGGCTGGCTCCACATGGACGAGACGCTGCCCAACGCGGGACATCGGGCGTTGGCATCGCTGGAACGCGCGGGCGTGGTAGCGGGACTCATCACTCAGAATGTCGACCTGCTGCACACCAAGGCCGGCAGCAGTGCCGTCGTGAACCTGCATGGCACGTACGCCCAGGTGATCTGCCTGGACTGCGGCTTCACCATGCCGCGCGCCGAGCTGGCCGATCTGCTGGAAGCCGCCAACCCGGGCTTCCTCGAGCGCGCGGAGGCGGTCGGCGGTATCGCGGTGGCCCCGGATGCCGACGCGGTCGTCGACGACACCGAATCGTTCACGATCGTCGACTGTCCCCGCTGCGGCGGGATACTGAAGCCCGACATCGTGTACTTCGGTGAGAATGTGCCCAAAGACCGTGTGGAACAAGCGTATTCATTCGTCGATGAGGCGGACGCCCTGCTGGTGGCCGGCTCGTCGTTGACGGTCTTCTCCGGTTTACGGTTCGTCCGCCATGCCGCCGCGCTGGGCATTCCCGTCGCGATCATCAACCGTGGGCGCACACGCGGCGACGACTACGCGGCGGTCAAGGTCGACAGCGGCTGCTCGGAAATGCTCACGCTTCTGGCTGATGAACTGCCCGCGGTCGCGCTGAGATGA
- a CDS encoding molybdopterin oxidoreductase family protein has translation MSTDRIADPWGDRTPYGAGQHWPSRIDTYLADGLRSDDVDRWVQSATVLHSNGDALDIAVKDGRMVGVRGRESDRVNHGRLGPKDLFGWQANAAADRLTAPLIRANGQLAQTDWDTAMAAVVRKSQELLEEFGPSALGFYTSGQLFLEEYYTLGVIAHGAIGTNHVDGNTRLCTATAAEALKESFGCDGQPGSYTDVDHADVLALYGHNVAETQPVLWMRMLDRLNGTDPPAIVCIDPRPTPVAQHATVHLAPLPGTNVALMNALLHEIVENDWVDNGYIDAHAVGFDELTKRVSEFPPERAAKICDVSADDIRAAARLLGNAQRLLSTVLQGFYQSHQATAAAVQVNNIHIVRGMLGKPGCGVLQMNGQPTAENTRECGADGDLAGFRNWSNDSHVGELADLWNIDISQIPHYAPPTHAMQMFRYAEQGTLRLLWVSATNPAVSLPELHRIRAILGQQRLFLVVQDIFLTETAELADVVLPAAAWGEKTGTFTNVDRTVHLSEKAIDPPGQARPDLDIFLDYARRMDFRDRDGKPLPAWTDPESAFAAWQQCSSGRPCDYSGLSYDKLRGPSGIQWPCNAENPDGTERLYSDGKFWAAPDYCEAYGKDLVTGAPLEPTEYRAMNPAGKAIIKAAEYLPAHEMPSAEYPFALITGRTVYHFHTRTKTGRVPELQAAAPDVWVELSGADAPRLGVTDGDFVTVRTPRGSVTAEARITAMRPGVVFLPFHYGYWDVDDAEGNHHRAANELTLTDWDPASKQPIFKTAAAQVTLTRRMS, from the coding sequence GTGTCGACCGACCGCATTGCCGACCCCTGGGGCGACCGAACCCCGTACGGCGCGGGCCAGCACTGGCCAAGCCGGATTGACACCTACCTCGCAGACGGGCTGCGTTCCGACGACGTCGACCGCTGGGTTCAGTCGGCCACCGTCCTCCACTCCAACGGTGACGCGCTGGACATCGCGGTCAAGGATGGTCGGATGGTCGGGGTCCGCGGCCGCGAGAGCGACCGCGTCAACCACGGCAGGCTTGGTCCGAAGGATCTGTTCGGCTGGCAGGCCAACGCCGCCGCTGACCGGCTCACCGCCCCGCTGATCCGCGCCAATGGTCAACTGGCCCAGACTGATTGGGATACCGCCATGGCCGCGGTGGTACGAAAGAGCCAGGAGCTGCTCGAGGAGTTCGGCCCCTCGGCACTCGGCTTCTACACCTCGGGTCAGCTCTTCCTGGAGGAGTACTACACCCTCGGGGTCATCGCGCACGGTGCGATCGGCACCAATCACGTCGACGGCAACACCCGGCTGTGCACCGCAACCGCAGCCGAGGCGTTGAAGGAATCGTTCGGATGCGACGGCCAGCCAGGCAGCTACACCGACGTCGACCACGCCGACGTGCTCGCGCTCTACGGCCACAACGTGGCCGAGACGCAGCCGGTGTTGTGGATGCGCATGCTCGACCGTCTGAACGGCACGGATCCGCCGGCAATAGTCTGCATCGATCCACGCCCGACCCCGGTCGCGCAGCATGCGACCGTTCACCTGGCTCCGCTGCCCGGTACCAATGTCGCGCTGATGAACGCGCTGCTGCACGAGATCGTCGAAAACGACTGGGTCGATAACGGCTACATCGATGCACACGCCGTCGGATTCGATGAGTTGACGAAGCGAGTTTCGGAGTTCCCGCCGGAGCGTGCGGCCAAGATCTGCGATGTGTCCGCCGACGACATCCGCGCAGCCGCACGTCTGCTGGGCAACGCACAACGGCTGTTATCCACCGTGCTGCAGGGTTTCTACCAGTCGCACCAGGCGACGGCGGCTGCCGTGCAGGTCAACAACATCCATATCGTCCGCGGCATGCTCGGCAAGCCCGGTTGCGGTGTCTTACAGATGAACGGTCAACCGACGGCGGAGAACACCCGCGAATGTGGTGCCGACGGGGATCTCGCAGGGTTCCGCAACTGGTCCAACGATTCCCACGTCGGCGAGCTCGCCGACCTGTGGAACATCGATATCTCGCAGATCCCCCACTACGCGCCTCCGACGCACGCGATGCAGATGTTCCGCTATGCCGAACAAGGCACGCTGCGGCTGCTGTGGGTGAGCGCGACCAATCCCGCAGTGTCGCTGCCCGAACTGCACCGCATCCGTGCGATTCTCGGGCAACAGCGGTTGTTCCTGGTGGTGCAGGACATCTTCCTCACCGAGACGGCCGAATTGGCGGACGTGGTGCTGCCTGCGGCCGCGTGGGGCGAGAAGACCGGCACGTTCACCAACGTCGACCGCACGGTGCATCTGTCCGAGAAGGCGATCGACCCACCGGGGCAGGCCAGGCCGGACCTCGACATCTTCCTTGACTACGCACGCCGCATGGATTTTCGCGATCGCGACGGCAAGCCCCTGCCCGCGTGGACGGACCCGGAGTCCGCGTTCGCCGCATGGCAGCAGTGCAGTTCCGGCCGGCCGTGTGACTACAGCGGCCTCAGCTACGACAAGCTGCGCGGCCCCAGCGGAATCCAATGGCCTTGTAACGCAGAAAATCCCGACGGAACCGAACGCCTCTACTCCGACGGCAAGTTCTGGGCAGCACCGGACTATTGCGAGGCCTACGGCAAGGACCTGGTGACCGGCGCGCCGCTCGAGCCGACGGAATATCGCGCGATGAACCCAGCGGGCAAAGCCATCATCAAAGCGGCCGAATACCTGCCCGCACACGAGATGCCAAGTGCGGAGTATCCCTTCGCGTTGATCACCGGCCGCACGGTCTACCACTTCCACACACGCACGAAAACCGGGCGGGTGCCCGAACTGCAAGCGGCCGCGCCCGATGTCTGGGTCGAGCTGTCCGGAGCGGACGCGCCGCGGCTGGGCGTCACGGATGGCGACTTCGTGACTGTGCGCACGCCGCGCGGTTCGGTGACCGCCGAGGCACGCATCACCGCGATGCGCCCCGGTGTGGTCTTCCTTCCGTTCCACTACGGCTACTGGGACGTCGACGACGCCGAGGGAAACCACCACCGCGCAGCCAACGAGTTGACGCTGACCGATTGGGACCCGGCGTCCAAACAGCCCATATTCAAGACGGCCGCGGCTCAGGTGACACTTACGCGGAGGATGTCGTGA
- a CDS encoding cysteine hydrolase family protein: MSQAALLVIDMLNTYQHEDADVLAKNVAGIVDPLAALISRARDRDDIDVIYVNDNYGDFSADFEEIADAALNGARPDLVTPIAPDKDSLRVLKVRHSAFYASSLDYLLGRLEPEQLIITGQVTEQCILYSALDAYVRHYSFVVPPDCVAHIDPELGDAALTMMHKNMHAEITPAEKCLG, from the coding sequence ATGAGTCAAGCTGCGCTGCTGGTCATCGACATGCTCAACACCTATCAACACGAAGACGCCGACGTCCTGGCCAAAAACGTCGCCGGCATCGTCGATCCGTTGGCCGCACTGATCTCGCGGGCCCGCGACCGCGACGACATCGACGTCATCTATGTCAACGACAACTACGGCGATTTCAGCGCCGACTTCGAGGAAATCGCCGACGCCGCGCTCAACGGCGCGCGGCCGGATCTCGTGACGCCGATCGCCCCCGACAAGGACAGCCTCCGTGTCCTCAAGGTGCGCCACAGCGCGTTCTACGCCAGTTCGCTGGACTATCTGCTCGGCCGGCTGGAGCCCGAGCAGCTGATCATCACCGGTCAGGTCACCGAGCAGTGCATCCTCTACAGCGCGCTCGATGCCTACGTGCGCCACTACTCGTTCGTCGTCCCGCCCGACTGCGTCGCACACATCGACCCCGAACTCGGCGACGCCGCGCTGACCATGATGCACAAGAACATGCACGCCGAGATCACCCCCGCGGAGAAGTGCCTTGGCTGA